The region ATTGGTTTTGCAAAAATGCAGTTACTTTAAATTTTTCTGCCGCAAATGGAACGGGCGGAGCAGGCGGAGAAGTTGCAGAATGTTACTTTAATGCCACAGAAAGAAGTTTAAGTATTTTTCCATCTATACGTAACGGGCATATTGGAAATTTACAAATGACGGGGCAAGGAATAACTGTAGCAAGGATTTAACCATTGGAAACATACACAAAATTAATATGTCTGGGGTTGTTTATTTTATTAGAAGGATATCCGCCATGTGCTCCTACCTCAAAGATCCCGTTAGAACGCAAAGTAAAAAACGGTTCTATCCATGTTTCTCCTTTGTAAGGAAGGTAAGGAAGATTAAAAAGTGCAACTCCAGGAGAATTAATATATCCATTGTAATTTGTTTTTAAATAACCGTTAAAAATAACAATGTTACCTATTTTTATTAATGTACAAGTTTCAAAGTAGAGTGTTGTTCGGCTGTCAATCTGTGTGTTTTTTAGATACACTATTTCGGACAAATTTTCCAATTTGTACAAAAATCCCCTATACTTAAAAGAAAGTATAGGAGTGATGAAAAATGGTAAATAAAAATTGGAAAATTTATGAAGAGTATTTAAATAGTTGTATAGCGAGGAACGAAGCAACTAAAAATACAACATATAGAACTTATACAAACAATATAAAACAGTTTATTGAGTATCTCAAAAAATATGAGAATAACTGTTATTTATTAGGTAAAAATACAATGAAAAGTATAGTACCTGTTTTAGAAAAATTTATAAGATATTGTAGAGAAATTAGAGGTAATAATGCACAGACAATAAATAATAAATTAACAGCAATCAGTAGCTTTTATGTTTGGGCAGTTAAAAGAGATTTGATTGAAGATCATCCGTTCCGGGATAAATTAGATAGACTGAAAGTTACAGATGTGGAGAAGAGAAGAAAAAGCTATTATTTAAGCAGTAAAGAAGTGGTAGAAATACAGGTAAAAATGAAATTGTCTGAAAAATATGACTTACAAGATCAGTTAATATTCAATCTTATTATTGATACAGCATGCAGAATAAGTGCATTACATTCAATCAAAATCCAAAATATTGACTTAGAGAACGGAATAATTGCAGGAATAGTAGAAAAAGAACAAAAAATTGTAGAGTTTGCAATATTTGAGGAAACGATAAAGCTTATAAAGGAGTGGTTAAGATGTAGAAATAACAGTACGGAATACTTATTTGTTACCAAATACAATGGAGTATCTAAGCAAATGAGTAAAAGCACTATAAGAGATAGAATAAGAAAAATTGGAAAGCTTGTGGGAATAGATACCCTTTATCCTCACAGTTTGAGAAAAACAAGTATTAATCTATTAGCGGAAGTCGGTGGAATTGATTTAGCAAGTGAATTTGCTAATCATTCAGGAGTAGATGTTACAAAAAAGCATTATATTAAAAAGAAAACAGGAGAAGAAAAAAGAAACCAAATTTTAAAAATTAGAAAAAAATTAGGATTTTAGGAGGAAAGCAATGGAATTCAAA is a window of Leptotrichia sp. OH3620_COT-345 DNA encoding:
- a CDS encoding tyrosine-type recombinase/integrase; the protein is MVNKNWKIYEEYLNSCIARNEATKNTTYRTYTNNIKQFIEYLKKYENNCYLLGKNTMKSIVPVLEKFIRYCREIRGNNAQTINNKLTAISSFYVWAVKRDLIEDHPFRDKLDRLKVTDVEKRRKSYYLSSKEVVEIQVKMKLSEKYDLQDQLIFNLIIDTACRISALHSIKIQNIDLENGIIAGIVEKEQKIVEFAIFEETIKLIKEWLRCRNNSTEYLFVTKYNGVSKQMSKSTIRDRIRKIGKLVGIDTLYPHSLRKTSINLLAEVGGIDLASEFANHSGVDVTKKHYIKKKTGEEKRNQILKIRKKLGF